Below is a window of Scatophagus argus isolate fScaArg1 chromosome 24, fScaArg1.pri, whole genome shotgun sequence DNA.
AAAtcaagacagaaagcaaagctTAAATGATCAGTTCAGCTGCGTCAACACAACAGCTGAGTCCCAGTTCCACACTGGCCTGAATGGAGTCTGAGCACAGAAGTGGAGCTTTGGACTAAAAGTGTTCAGAGTCTGTCCTCCTCACCATGTAGCTGTTGAAGGCGGACGAGTCGGCGtccaccatcagcagcagctcgtTCATGGCCTGATGAAAGGGAGGGATCAGCCTCCTCATCACACCGTCCAGGTTCTCAAACTGCCTCTTCCCGTAGGTCATCTGGCCCACCATGGCGCCCAGTGCCGCcccctgcagcacagacagggTAAAGACAGACATGTCTGGGGATGCTGGTCTCTGTGTGCGGCAGACATGTCGATTCATACCAGAGCAGcgacagcagcagagactgaTCCTCCACCAGGAGCCGCCGTCCGAGCGCCGACCCTctgaacaaactgctgcagagacagagacaccaGCTGGCTGTCCTCCTGTGGCCTCACCATGTACCTGCACAGGTAATCACACCTGCTATAATGTGGTTGTCATATGACAGGAAGTTGCTgctaaacatgaaaataaaagcatgaatcAATGATCAAATTTTATGTCCAGATTTaattgtcagtttgtttttgtggctcATAATCTCTTAaatctttttaatgtttaatctGCAGTTACTGTTGGCTCAAGCTGCTCCTGAACAGACTCAACTACACTCAGCTGTAAGTGTAAAGTACTTCAGAATTATACTTTGAGTAAATATACTTTCAAACACTGGCTGGTAGTAACTCAGAGTGGCCACCGGGGGGCAAACACCCTGAACACCCTGAGCCTGCCGTCATCAGTTTGCATTGTGTCGCCTCATGCACGAGCTGAGCATGTAAAACATGAAGCTACCAGGAATCCAAAGACAAAACCGCACAGGATCCTAAACCAAACAAATGTTTAGTTTCGCTCTAACTGTTGTAAAAGGCCGTAAAAATACATGTCATTGTTTATACATGAGGTACACACATCATCCACACGCCGTCCACACGCCATCCACACATCATCCACACGCCATCCACACGCCGTCCACACATCATCCACACGCCATCCACACATCATTCACACGCCATCCACACATCATCCACACATCATCCACACATCATTCACACACCATCCACACGCCATCCACACGCCGTCCACACGCCATCCACACGCCATCCACACATCATCCACACATCATCCACACGCCATCCACACATCATTCACACGCCATCCACACATCATCCACACGCCATCCACACACCATCCACACGCCATCCACACATCATCCACACGCCATCCACACGCCATCCACACATCATCCACACGCCATCCACACGCCGTCCACACATCATCCACACGCCATCCACACATCATTCACACACCATCCATTCATCATCCACACATCATCCACTCATCATCCACACGCCGTCCACACGCCATCCACACGCCATCCACACACCATCCACACGCCATCCACACATCATCCACACGCCATCCACACGCCATCCACACACCATCCACACGCCGTCCACACGCCATCCACACGCCATCCACACGCCGTCCACACATCATTCACACACCATCCATTCATCATCCACACATCATCCACTCATCATCCACACGCCATCCACACATCATTCACACACCATCCACTCATCATCCACACATCATCCACACATCATCCACTCATCATCCACACACCATCCACACGCCGTCCACACGCCATCCACACGCCATCCACACGCCGTCCACACGCCATCCACACATCATCCACACATCATCCACGTCAAGCTGCACTCACTCTATGATTCTCTCCTTGGGGTTGAATGGGCCGAGAGAGTCGAGGCCGAGTTTACTGATCACCTGacgacacacaaacaaagagacgTCACACGTCTGTCGTTTCAAAGCGCCGTAATGTTCTGGTTTCGTAATGACTGTTCTCTGACCAGCCGGACTTTGTGCTCCTCTTCCAGGATGAAGAGTTGGTCCCTGCGGATGTAGAAGTCAGCAGAGTCCAGCAGGGCCTTCAGAGGGATCAGACCGACGATCTGAGAGCCGACCACCGGCAGCTTCAGCTCCTGAACACGACGACACAGAATATAGAAAAGAGTTTTGCagcctctttctttcctccgtCTCTTCAAAGGATGCTGTGGGATGAAACCACATGTTTGTACTCGTGTGCTGGCCTCTGACCTCGGCATCCCTGCAGATCTCCTCGTACACCGTGTGGAGGGGGGTCAGCTCGTAGTCCAGGATGTTGGTGGACACCTGAGCGATGTTGGCCTCGTCGAGGTACCAGCCCATCCCCTGCACCTTCTGCAGCAGCCCGGGCTGGTCGGGACACAGGGAGAGGTCACTATGGGTCACGTTCAGACCACCTGAGCACAGACTAGAACTGGTTTCACCGGTTCCTCTGTGGTTTTTGAACACATCTTACATGAGTCACTTCTCTGAATGTGAAGTTaggaagcagaaacagaaacacagtcagaGTAGAAGTTGTGAATGTTTAGGCTGTAGCTGGAGATGAAGAAATGTGTCAGTTAATAAGTCATGAACAAGTGAGAAAAATACGTGAGGTGGTTAAAATGacttcagcagcttcagcagaaCCCCAGCAGATGATTAACTGGATGACTgactcccagcatgcacctggTCTTTGCCGCGGCCCTGCTCCCTGATGTCCAGCGCGATGCGATGAGCCTGCTCCTTGGTCCCGATCAGGTTCACGTTGTAGGCAATGAGGAACTTGCGAGCGCCAGTCACCGTGGCGCCCCATGACGGTACGAACACGGAGGGGCCGAAGTCTGGGGCCCAACCGTCACGCTTCaactggaggagagaaaacaacaagaaaacatctgTCTGACGGAAGGAAACAAAGTCTGGAAAGCAACAGATTTATTCTGAAGGTTGATTTGAAGCAGCAGTGACTGgtttcctacatttcccacaatgccttgGGACAGCTCTCCTGACTCCAGTGCATGCTGCACTTTCTCactgtgaataaataaataaatgcttcaGCAGCTCATGTCTGATTGGTTGTCGGCGTCTCACCTTCTCAGGTAAAGCCTCGTACTCCCCGGCCCGCACAGAAGGAAGacttcttcttgtctctttccGTGCTGCTTCTCCATAAAGATacactgaggaggaaatgaggcGATAATTAGCCACGCTGTGTGGGACTTCCTGTTGCCGATGATGTCTGGAAGTCTTACTGACATGTTGTCACTTTCTTCATCATTTCCGTGCATAAAAAGTTCAATCGTGTCTCGGACGACTCACCGGGGACATGCAGCATTTCCGCCAGTTTCTGTCCAAACACGTTGGCGCAGTTGACACAGTCCTCCATGGAGACGTTCTGGACGGGGATGAAGGGACAAACGTCCAGCGCTCCGGTCCGCGGATGCTCACCTGCACAGGTAACACACAAATGTCAGGTATTTCCCCTTTGCTGACGCTTCCTGTTGTGTGGCTGCAGGACGCTGCTCACCTGAGTGTTTGCTCATGTCGATGAGGCTGAAGGCCTGCCGGGCGGCGTTCAACGCTCCATCCACCACGGCCTCCGGAGAGCCCACGAAGGTGTAGACGGTTCGGTTGGTGGAGGCTCCGGGGTCGACGTCCAGCAGGCTGCAGCCGGAGGTGCCGGAGATGGCTGCCGAGATGGCATCGATCACCTGAGGCACAAGAAAACCAAGTGTCAGCAGGAAggttttttatttcctcctgtctgAAGGAGCAGAGTTTCTAAACTTGGGCCCTGTGATTACACGGTTTTGAATCTGGCTCAGTAGATGACAGATTTGTTTACCAGAACTTTTCTTATGTGTACTGCTGCACTTTTACTGCTGATACTTCGATCCTGCAGTGAAACTATGAAAGTTCATTTCAGCACTTGTACTTGTTGAAGAGTATTTTTAAACTGCTGTATGGATACTTTTACTCACAGGATGTACAGTCCACAGTTTGAGTCATCGAGCTTCAAAGTTCATCAACGACAAACAAGCTGAACAAAAGCTTTTCTTTCAGGCTGCTCGCAGAGCTTTGCAGTTTGGACAGAAAAACCACACGGAGACAACATGCGGTCCGTGGCTGAAAACCGAGTGACCCACCTCTTTGTTTCGACCCTCGGAGAAGTTGGGGACACACTCCACCAGCTGAGCCATAACGTCTGCACAACCTCGACCCACCTCAGACTGACAGTCTGCAGGTCCAGCTTCACCCCGTAGGCCCCCTCAGCCCCCCTCAGCCCCCCTCAGCCCCTCCACATGTTGAATCATTAACGGCCCTGCAGCAGAGCGTATGTAGGTCACCTGGAAAAGATTAGCCTGCCAGACGGcctcctctgcacacacaaagcctgctcacagctcacagcacaCAGCGCTGCCggcgccccctgcaggacaAAAACAGCACGTTTTCACGGCAAAGTGGAAACCGTCAGAGTAATGTTTTCGTCGAGCAGCTAAACATTTGTAGAGCTACGTGAACAAGttttttaattaacaattaTCCATTAACTCAGCTGTGAGCCTTTTCAGCTGCTCATCTGTCAGGCTTCACTTTTAGCCAACTCATTCAGTCTGCTTATTCACGTGATTCTGTCAAATCTCACTAACTGATTAgtctgattgattgatttggAACTTGTTTCCGAATTCATTGGCTCACACAGtcccatttttttaaactgctgaaCTTTGCCTCTCggcctctctgtctcattcgtgttgtttgtctgtgatgaTCTATTGATCGTCAGGCAGCTGACGGAGTTTTTGGGAGGCCTCGGGTCAAAGTTCAGGGTCCGACAGATAAACTCCTCTCGGTGGTCAACCACAGCAAACCTGAAAGGGAACGAAAACAGGAATTCACTAAGCATCAAAAATGAAACCTCAGAAACAATTTTGGGGTCATGTGATGCAAAAGCGACTGCGTGGTGACCTCAGTTTGAACCCATAATGCACCTGAGAGAAAAGTTGAGcttgtgttgtttctgtctgcacCTGAAACCTGCTGCACAGCTGCTTCCTGGTGTTTATTATCTGAAAAAGCTGCAGGACGGCAGACCGAACGGTTAATCAGTGATCGCTGGATCcctgacagctgattggtccACAGGAAAAGCCATCAGTCCGCCTCCTTGTTGACCCAGGAGGCAGATGAAAACTAAAGTGATCCTCGACATGAGCCGGACCTTCCAGTCTTTCCtgtaaaatcaaatcaaatctgaaatgTGAGCTTTTGGGACGCACCACAACACGTTCATCCTCTTCGACATAAACATCACGACTTCCCTTCCGCTGActcattgtgtttttcagcCGACCTTAACGCCACTTTCAATAATGACCATAACGACACTTCACAGGTTTTACAGGCCAGAGGTGTTTTATGAGGTTCAGACCTGACTTCCTGATTCTTGGTCTTGGCTTCTCCGCCACTCACTGATGAATCATGAATAACGGACTTTGAATCTTTTATGATTTCATCGTTGCTCGTGAGGATGCACAGCAGTTCAGCTTAGCAAAACCTCACTGACATCCACCCGCTGCAGACCGACCGCCGACAGCACGAGCAGGTTTAACTGAGTGGACGGGATTCACAGGCCAGCGACCAGGATGGAGCTTTGGTTTCTGCTCCTGTTCACTTTGGGTAAGAAACCTTCCGTTTCATTCGGGGTGTTTGAACAGGATTTTGTTCAGTGAGGCCGTTTAGTTTGTTTATGGCTGCGACATGACAACCGAAGTGACGAAATGTCAGTGAAACTTTAATTTTTACCATCACAACAACAAGTGAAGCTATCAGGTTTCTGGACTGAACATCCTGAGATCACTTAGCGCACACAGGAGGACAAATCCCTCTTTGAGCTCTGATTTGGTGTCTTCTTTGCAGTCTTCAGCCTTTTGCACTGGACTGTGGGCTGACCACTTGGTTCAATCTCTCTGTGGATCTGTCCCCAGAGTCTGTCCTCAGAGTCTGTTTGTGACCCGATGTTCACTCGTCTCTCAGATCCAGCTcgttaaaatgatgaaaacacgTAAAACTGACAATGTCAACTATGAAGAAACCTGGTTCAGATGTTCCTGGTCCCCTCAGGACAAGTTCAGActcacacagctgcacagtaaTAACGATGTGTGTTCTCACAGCTGTTCCTCTGGAAAACTCGAGAACTGGAGCCCAGACCAGCACCAGCACCTTCCTGTCACCAGGAACTGCTACTCCCACTGTGGCCACCCCAGACCCGGCTACTCCACCTCCTTCTGCTGCCACCCCGGGCCCTGGTACTCCACCTCCTTCTGCTGCCACGCCAAGCcctgctgctccacctccttctGCTTCCACCCCAGGCCCTGCtactccatctccttctgctgcCACGCCAAGCCCTGCtactccatctccttctgctACCACTCCAGACCCTGCtactccatctccttctgctgcCACCCCGGGCCCTGCTACTCCACCTCCTTCTGCTTCCACCCCAGACCCTGCtactccatctccttctgctACCACCCCGGGCCCTACTACTCCACCTCCTTCTGCTGCCACGCCAAGCCCTGCtactccatctccttctgctgACACGCCAAGCCCTGCTACTCCACCTCCTTCTGCTACCACTCCAGACCCTGCtactccatctccttctgctgcCACGCCAAGCCCTGCtactccatctccttctgctgcCACCCCGGGCCCTGCTACTCCACCTCCTTCTGCTTCCACCCCAGACCCTGCtactccatctccttctgctACCACCCCGGGCCCTACTACTCCACCTCCTTCTGCTGCCACGCCAAGCCCTGCtactccatctccttctgctgcCACGCCAAGCCCTGCtactccatctccttctgctgcCACTCCAGACCCTGCtactccatctccttctgctgctACCCCGGGCCCTGCtactccatctccttctgcttCCACCCCAGACCCTGCtactccatctccttctgctACCACCCTGGGCCCCACtactccatctccttctgctACCACTCCAGACCCTGCtactccatctccttctgctACCACCCTGGGCCCCACTACTCGATCTCCTTCTGCTACCACCCTGGGCCCCACtactccatctccttctgctACCACTCCAGACCCTGCtactccatctccttctgctACCACCCTGGGCCCCACTACTCGATCTCCTTCTGCTACCACCCTGGGCCCCACtactccatctccttctgctACCACTCCAGACCCTGCtactccatctccttctgctgctACCCCGGGCCCTGCtactccatctccttctgcttCCACCCCAGACCCTGCTACTCCACCTCCTTCTGCTTCCACCCCAGACCCTGCtactccatctccttctgctgcCACCCCTCCTACTGCaactcttcctcctcatcctacTACTTCCCTTCCTATTCTTACCTCGAACacggctcctcctcctcctcctcccaccactCCTGTGGTTTGTATGAATGGTGGGATGCTGGAAAGTGGAGTCTGCGTCTGTCCCGATGAGTGGACTGGACAGACATGTTCAGTTGGTAAGTCAAGTTCAACGACACCGGGATGGTCAAAGAGGAAACTGAACTTTCTAACTATTTTGTGTTTCCAGACAGACAGTCAGCTTTATCTCATCTAACTCTGCATCTTAGAGAACTTCTGCAGAGCACAGAAACTGGATGGGTTTAGTTTCCCTCTCACACCCATTGGCTGGTTTGCATATTCAAAGGAAGTCTGCCCAGAGGGAACATCAGGTGGTAAGTTACCACCAACCATCAGTTTACATAGACAACCATCAAGTCCAGTTTCTGCCAGTATCCTGTGATATGCTGGTCTTCTTACGTCCATCACTTTGACTTTCACAATGTCCACCCAGCCAGTAAACCACAGGCCTCAATCAGATGTTCCACCAAGAATGGATCACCGAGCTTCGAGCGTCCA
It encodes the following:
- the ftcd gene encoding formimidoyltransferase-cyclodeaminase isoform X1, giving the protein MAQLVECVPNFSEGRNKEVIDAISAAISGTSGCSLLDVDPGASTNRTVYTFVGSPEAVVDGALNAARQAFSLIDMSKHSGEHPRTGALDVCPFIPVQNVSMEDCVNCANVFGQKLAEMLHVPVYLYGEAARKETRRSLPSVRAGEYEALPEKLKRDGWAPDFGPSVFVPSWGATVTGARKFLIAYNVNLIGTKEQAHRIALDIREQGRGKDQPGLLQKVQGMGWYLDEANIAQVSTNILDYELTPLHTVYEEICRDAEELKLPVVGSQIVGLIPLKALLDSADFYIRRDQLFILEEEHKVRLVISKLGLDSLGPFNPKERIIEYMVRPQEDSQLVSLSLQQFVQRVGARTAAPGGGSVSAAVAALGAALGAMVGQMTYGKRQFENLDGVMRRLIPPFHQAMNELLLMVDADSSAFNSYMAALKMPKNTAEEIKRREAAMQEGLQRAAGVPLALAERINVLWPSLKEMVVYGNIACKSDMQVAAKALETAVFGAYYNVIINLKDITDDTFKMATQKRASALLQEAKESTAAVLHVAEQRN
- the ftcd gene encoding formimidoyltransferase-cyclodeaminase isoform X2; translation: MAQLVECVPNFSEGRNKEVIDAISAAISGTSGCSLLDVDPGASTNRTVYTFVGSPEAVVDGALNAARQAFSLIDMSKHSGEHPRTGALDVCPFIPVQNVSMEDCVNCANVFGQKLAEMLHVPVYLYGEAARKETRRSLPSVRAGEYEALPEKLKRDGWAPDFGPSVFVPSWGATVTGARKFLIAYNVNLIGTKEQAHRIALDIREQGRGKDQPGLLQKVQGMGWYLDEANIAQVSTNILDYELTPLHTVYEEICRDAEELKLPVVGSQIVGLIPLKALLDSADFYIRRDQLFILEEEHKVRLVISKLGLDSLGPFNPKERIIEYMVRPQEDSQLVSLSLQQFVQRVGARTAAPGGGSVSAAVAALGAALGAMVGQMTYGKRQFENLDGVMRRLIPPFHQAMNELLLMVDADSSAFNSYMAALKMPKNTAEEIKRQKYWDS
- the LOC124055798 gene encoding vegetative cell wall protein gp1-like produces the protein SAATPSPAAPPPSASTPGPATPSPSAATPSPATPSPSATTPDPATPSPSAATPGPATPPPSASTPDPATPSPSATTPGPTTPPPSAATPSPATPSPSADTPSPATPPPSATTPDPATPSPSAATPSPATPSPSAATPGPATPPPSASTPDPATPSPSATTPGPTTPPPSAATPSPATPSPSAATPSPATPSPSAATPDPATPSPSAATPGPATPSPSASTPDPATPSPSATTLGPTTPSPSATTPDPATPSPSATTLGPTTRSPSATTLG